Proteins encoded together in one Anopheles darlingi chromosome 3, idAnoDarlMG_H_01, whole genome shotgun sequence window:
- the LOC125955104 gene encoding uncharacterized protein LOC125955104 → MALAESTTKTEMTLTETSTPVISKEVIVEKSSEGVSEKSITQSKSYGSASEKSMVEETANSITKKQEKSESAFASERSVSEIVSDNGALASSLQSSSSIVSSVTSSKVVSSSFSSSTSSSISSSSSLKSTSSFDSSSAIDEFFKN, encoded by the coding sequence ATGGCCCTGGCAGAGAGCACCACCAAGACGGAGATGACGCTGACCGAAACATCGACGCCCGTCATTTCGAAGGAGGTGATCGTCGAGAAGTCGTCCGAGGGTGTGTCGGAGAAGAGCATCACCCAGTCGAAGAGCTACGGTTCGGCGAGCGAGAAGTCGATGGTCGAGGAGACGGCCAACTCGATCACCAAGAAGCAGGAAAAGTCAGAATCGGCGTTCGCGTCGGAGCGCAGCGTCTCGGAGATCGTCTCCGACAATGGTGCCCTCGCGTCATCGCTccagtcctcctcctccatcgtcAGCtcggtcaccagcagcaaggtgGTGTCGTCCTCGTTCAGCTCGTCGACCTCCTCCTCGAtctcatcctcgtcgtcgctcaAATCGACCTCCTCGTTCGATTCCAGCTCGGCCATCGACGAGTTCTTCAAGAACTGA
- the LOC125955000 gene encoding juvenile hormone esterase-like: protein MWFRSVFNMGLGTAALLAALCCGLAMPRVSGQQRHPRVCTDDGCLQGISMTDVKNARFEAFLGVPFAKPPVGELRFKNPLPAEPMIGDYNATESGPACLQRSELDPDHSIIGSEDCLYLNVYRPKRDSTELLPVMVYIHGGGYFYGSADPAIYGPERILATQQVLLVTIQYRLGVFGFLSTGDAVVPGNAGMHDQVLALKWVQRHIRSYGGDPQLITIFGESAGGASVQFHMISPLSRSLFHKAIIMSGSALAAWSLPIDDPLALARRQAKLVGVSEADELSTTELADVLRYIDGKVLAASAPHLRSWFEHPIVLYRPVIEHKSVPEAERFLPDDPRRLWTEGYLVDVPLLIGTVPEDGAVVSLPILHNETVLQELNENFVKLFPTLLALNGTPDVVNQIKKRYFTGSSPTQLFTKENSQQLTKLLTDAFLKYPVYLTQLEYINATSREQTTQYSFEFVGRHSFSSLYSQSNESHGVVHQDELIYLFRMPELFSDFPDDSAEAKMSSLWTEFIVSFASKSQPIERVEKVTFKNAVPPSDDTFVLISRDSGLDTEMLDVIAFWDKIYNSSYIAYH from the exons ATGTGGTTCAGAAGTGTGTTTAATATGGGTTTAGGGACTGCTGCCCTTCTAGCAGCCCTTTGCTGTGGCCTGGCTATGCCAAGGGTCTCCGGACAACAGCGCCATCCCCGTGTGTGCACCGATGATGGATGTCTGCAGGGGATCTCCATGACGGATGTGAAAAACGCTCGTTTCGAAGCGTTCCTGGGTGTTCCATTCGCCAAACCGCCCGTTGGAGAGCTGCGCTTCAAG AATCCATTGCCTGCGGAGCCAATGATCGGCGATTACAATGCCACGGAAAGCGGTCCAGCCTGTTTGCAACGATCCGAACTGGATCCGGATCATTCCATTATCGGTAGCGAGGACTGTCTCTATCTGAACGTCTATCGACCGAAACGCGACAGCACGGAATTGCTTCCGGTCATGGTGTATATACACGGTGGTGGTTACTTCTATGGTTCCGCCGATCCGGCGATTTACGGTCCGGAGCGGATACTGGCAACGCAACAGGTGCTACTCGTCACGATCCAGTATCGGCtcggtgtgtttggttttctttcaaCCGGTGACGCAGTTGTACCCGGCAATGCTGGGATGCACGATCAGGTCTTGGCGTTGAAGTGGGTTCAGCGTCATATCCGTTCGTACGGTGGGGACCCGCAGCTTATCACTATCTTTGGAGAAAGTGCGGGTGGAGCCTCGGTGCAGTTTCACATGATCAGTCCCCTTAGCCGATCGTTGTTCCACAAAGCGATCATCATGAGTGGCAGTGCGCTTGCCGCATGGTCGCTACCGATAGACGACCCGTTGGCACTGGCACGACGGCAGGCTAAGCTGGTGGGGGTGTCCGAAGCGGATGAGCTATCCACGACCGAGCTGGCGGACGTGTTGCGATACATTGATGGCAAGGTGCTAGCAGCCAGTGCGCCTCATTTACGATCCTGGTTCGAGCACCCGATCGTGCTTTATCGGCCCGTCATCGAACACAAGTCGGTACCGGAGGCAGAACGCTTTCTACCGGACGATCCACGGAGGCTCTGGACCGAAGGTTATCTGGTGGATGTTCCGCTGCTGATTGGAACCGTTCCTGAAGATGGTGCCGTGGTCAGTTTGCCCATTCTGCACAACGAAACAGTGCTGCAAGAGCTAAACGAAAATTTTGTCAAACTCTTTCCAACATTACTGGCACTTAATGGTACTCCCGATGTTGTAAATCAAATTAAGAAACGTTACTTCACAGGCTCCTCACCGACACAGTTGTTCACTAAGGAAAATTCGCAACAACTCACCAAG TTGCTTACGGATGCTTTTCTCAAGTATCCAGTCTACTTGACACAGCTGGAGTACATCAACGCGACCAGCCGCGAGCAGACAACTCAATACTCGTTCGAGTTCGTTGGGCGTCATTCGTTCTCGTCGCTGTACAGTCAGTCCAACGAGAGCCACGGAGTCGTGCATCAGGATGAGCTAATCTACCTCTTCCGAATGCCTGAGCTGTTCAGTGACTTTCCCGATGACTCCGCCGAGGCCAAAATGTCCAGCTTGTGGACGGAATTTATAGTTTCCTTCGCTTCAAAGAG tcAACCAATCGAACGTGTAGAAAAGGTTACCTTTAAAAATGCCGTACCACCTTCAGACGACACTTTTGTCCTAATCTCCCGTGATAGTGGTCTTGATACAGAGATGTTGGATGTGATTGCGTTCTGGGATAAGATCTACAATTCCTCTTATATCGCTTATCACTGA
- the LOC125955610 gene encoding putative inactive carboxylesterase 4 — MRIPKPNFLHSVPLSVCVLFLCFCSTRAQSSAVEPLVCISDGCIRGTTRIDHGNRTYSAYLGIPYAKPPVRELRFANPVPNDLWDGIYDASKEKDICAQKIVTLILGSEDCLYLNVFVPEYNTFDNGGLLPVMLYIHGGSFSRGAAFIATRDPVRLMTTRRVIVVTIQYRLGALGFLSTGDLSAPGNFGMKDQVLAMRWVQRNIRAFRGDPQLITIFGESAGGASVQYHMISRMSRGLFQRAISMSGSALSLWGVPAMISESWFLYPMVGSIKQHLANRKPQPTSVYSFEFKGCQSHSARNTNTTTDYGLTHEDEMIYIFRAPLFFPNDFPVGSPEAEMSRQWIKYLIDFAATRSADEEMFKFWSDYYKTGGSY, encoded by the exons ATGAGAATTCCAAAGCCTAACTTTCTGCATTCGGTGCCATTGTCAGTATGTGTGCTGTTCTTGTGTTTCTGCTCCACTCGAGCCCAATCATCAGCAGTAGAGCCACTCGTTTGCATCAGTGATGGTTGTATAAGAGGAACAACCAGGATAGATCACGGAAATCGAACATACTCAGCCTATCTCGGAATTCCCTATGCGAAACCTCCAGTCCGTGAGCTACGATTTGCG AATCCTGTGCCCAACGATCTGTGGGATGGAATTTATGATGCCTCAAAAGAAAAGGATATCTGCGCTCAGAAAATTGTAACTTTGATTTTGGGCTCGGAAGATTGCCTCTATCTGAACGTGTTTGTACCCGAATATAATACATTTGATAATGGCGGACTGTTGCCAGTTATGTTGTACATCCATGGAGGATCATTCAGCCGGGGTGCAGCTTTTATCGCCACACGTGATCCAGTGCGACTGATGACCACCAGGAGAGTGATTGTCGTTACTATTCAGTACAGGTTGGGTGCATTAGGATTCCTTTCCACAGGAGACCTCTCGGCTCCCGGCAACTTTGGCATGAAAGATCAGGTTCTGGCGATGCGATGGGTCCAAAGGAACATTCGTGCCTTCCGTGGGGACCCGCAGCTTATCACTATCTTTGGAGAAAGCGCCGGCGGAGCTAGTGTACAGTACCACATGATCAGCCGCATGAGCCGTGGTCTGTTCCAGCGCGCTATATCCATGAGCGGAAGTGCGTTGTCGCTTTGGGGCGTTCCCGCG ATGATTTCGGAGTCATGGTTCCTTTATCCGATGgttggcagcataaaacagcATCTAGCGAACCGGAAACCGCAACCCACCAGTGTCTATTCGTTCGAGTTTAAAGGATGTCAATCCCACTCGGCACGGAATACTAACACCACTACAGATTACGGCTTAACGCATGAGGATGAAATGATATACATTTTCCGGGCACCATTGTTCTTCCCGAATGATTTCCCGGTTGGCTCACCCGAGGCGGAAATGTCCCGACAGTGGATCAAGTATCTCATCGATTTCGCCGCGACCAGAAGTGCTG ATGAGGAAATGTTCAAGTTTTGGAGCGATTATTACAAGACTGGAGGATCGTACTAA
- the LOC125955611 gene encoding juvenile hormone esterase-like encodes MAAVQPLVCISDGCMKGTTRMDNENRTYSAYLGIPYAKPPVRELRFANPVPNDPWNGTYDATSAKIFCPQQILQALYYGLEDCLYLNVFVPEYNTFDNAGLLPVMLYIHGGAFSRGAANEFTRDPVRLMTTQRVIVVTIQYRLGALGFLSTGDLSAPGNFGMKDQVLAMRWVQRNIRAFRGDPQLITIFGESAGGASVQYHMISPMSRGLFQRAITMSGSAFSLWGVPAVNPLETARAQAKAVGITDADTISTAELITTSQLPISACRCRWLLVIDNKTPNATENRIVNKSS; translated from the exons ATGGCAG CAGTACAGCCACTCGTTTGCATCAGTGATGGTTGCATGAAAGGAACAACAAGGATGGATAACGAGAATAGAACATACTCAGCCTATCTCGGAATTCCCTATGCGAAGCCTCCAGTCCGTGAGCTTCGCTTTGCG AATCCTGTCCCCAACGACCCGTGGAATGGAACGTACGATGCAACAAGCGCAAAAATATTCTGCCCTCAGCAAATTCTCCAAGCATTATATTATGGCTTAGAAGATTGCCTCTATCTGAACGTGTTTGTACCCGAATATAATACATTTGATAATGCTGGTCTCCTGCCTGTGATGCTGTACATCCATGGAGGAGCATTTAGCCGGGGTGCAGCAAATGAATTTACGCGTGATCCGGTGCGACTGATGACCACCCAGAGAGTGATTGTCGTTACTATTCAGTACAGGTTGGGTGCATTAGGATTCCTTTCCACAGGAGACCTCTCGGCTCCCGGTAACTTTGGCATGAAAGATCAGGTTCTAGCGATGCGATGGGTCCAAAGGAACATTCGTGCCTTCCGTGGGGACCCGCAGCTTATCACTATCTTTGGAGAAAGCGCCGGCGGAGCTAGTGTACAGTACCACATGATCAGCCCCATGAGCCGTGGTCTGTTCCAGCGCGCTATCACCATGAGCGGAAGTGCGTTTTCGCTTTGGGGCGTTCCCGCGGTCAATCCTCTTGAAACGGCTCGAGCACAAGCGAAAGCAGTCGGTATTACGGATGCCGATACTATCTCTACCGCTGAGCTGATCA CCACCAGTCAGCTGCCGATATCagcgtgccggtgccgatggttgCTGGTGATCGATAATAAGACACCGAATGCTACCGAAAATCGAATCGTGAACAAGAGCAGCTag
- the LOC125954999 gene encoding juvenile hormone esterase-like: MSHLIMIWCLVVLFAVTLRAVNGHQSLLLRATTPSQPNTSCNAKEQWSSQQPPRVCIQDGCILGTFMSGMKPVESFEAFLGIPFAAPPIGELRFANPMVNRPWKDVMDYNASHEKPMCLQRNDLLPGSPVSGSEDCLYLNVYRPKVCNDSQQITSLPVMVYIHGGGFFSGTASPLVVGPEYLMDTKRIILVTIQYRLGVLGFLSTGDSAAPGNVGLKDQTLALRWVRQNIRRFGGDPNLVTIFGQSAGATSVHMHMISPLSRNLFQRAITMSGNSLVPWNIPTKDPLALARATAAVVNIEKPDQLSSKALVAKLRKVPGEQLVENNKLLKSWSIDPLTLYRPVVEPKDAPGAFLVEDPKVSWQNGNYQQVPWLVGYVPNEGAVRALAIFKNEQLFRELQSNFSTILPILLERPPSKLLLEKVRARFFNDSNDSVPIRSDHLQAFTDLYTEAAFLYPTQLGVKQFTTQTNTNVTPVSVYRFAYKGRYSYSSLFSGGDTGDYGVVHCDDLNYLFRSPAIFPDFPPDAPELKMVDLFVNFFIDFAVNGKAKALTPHRECKTGNQVYQSMDCDVQEFRRDGDEVLVRAKNERDEDMFAFWKDVY, from the exons ATGTCCCACCTCATAAtgatttggtgtttggtggtgctgtttgcGGTCACACTACGTGCCGTCAACGGACACCAGAGTTTACTGCTGAGGGCGACCACACCGTCGCAACCCAACACCTCCTGCAACGCCAAGGAACAGTGGTCGAGCCAACAACCGCCCAGGGTGTGCATACAGGACGGGTGTATCCTGGGCACGTTCATGAGTGGCATGAAACCGGTGGAATCGTTCGAAGCCTTCCTCGGCATACCGTTTGCGGCGCCACCGATCGGTGAACTCCGGTTTGCG AACCCCATGGTGAACCGGCCGTGGAAGGACGTGATGGACTACAATGCCTCGCACGAGAAGCCAATGTGTCTCCAGCGGAATGATCTGCTCCCGGGCTCACCGGTCTCGGGGAGCGAAGATTGTTTGTACCTCAACGTGTACCGGCCGAAG GTATGCAATGACTCGCAGCAGATCACGTCATTGCCCGTCATGGTATACATCCATGGCGGAGGTTTCTTCTCCGGCACGGCCAGCCCTTTGGTGGTGGGCCCCGAGTATCTGATGGACACGAAGCGCATCATTCTCGTCACGATCCAGTATCGGCTCGGTGTGCTCGGTTTTCTGTCCACCGGTGATTCGGCCGCACCGGGTAACGTCGGTCTGAAAGATCAAACACTAGCGCTTCGATGGGTCCGGCAGAACATTCGCCGTTTCGGGGGCGATCCCAACTTAGTGACGATCTTTGGTCAGAGCGCTGGCGCTACCTCCGTGCACATGCACATGATCAGTCCGCTAAGTCGCAATCTGTTCCAGCGGGCCATCACCATGAGCGGTAACTCGCTGGTACCGTGGAACATTCCTACCAAAGATCCTCTGGCGTTGGCCCGGGCGACTGCCGCCGTAGTGAACATCGAAAAGCCCGATCAACTGTCCAGCAAAGCGTTGGTAGCGAAGCTTCGCAAGGTTCCCGGTGAGCAGCTGgtcgaaaacaacaaactacTTAAG AGCTGGTCCATTGATCCATTGACGCTCTACCGGCCAGTGGTTGAACCGAAGGATGCTCCAGGGGCCTTCCTGGTGGAGGACCCGAAGGTCAGCTGGCAGAATGGTAACTACCAGCAGGTGCCCTGGCTGGTAGGCTACGTACCGAACGAGGGAGCCGTACGGGCATTGGCGATCTTCAAGAACGAACAGCTGTTCCGTGAGCTGCAGAGCAACTTTAGTACCATCTTGCCGATTCTGCTCGAGCGTCCTCCATCCAAGTTGCTGCTTGAGAAGGTTCGAGCACGCTTCTTCAATGACTCGAACGATTCCGTACCTATCCGTAGCGATCACCTGCAGGCATTCACAGAT CTCTACACTGAGGCAGCCTTCCTGTACCCGACCCAGCTGGGTGTGAAGCAGTTCACCACGCAGACCAATACGAACGTCACACCGGTCAGTGTGTATCGCTTCGCATACAAGGGTCGTTATTCGTACTCGAGTCTCTTCTCTGGGGGTGATACCGGGGATTACGGTGTAGTTCATTGTGACGATCTGAACTATCTCTTCCGATCGCCCGCCATCTTTCCTGATTTCCCACCCGATGCGCCGGAACTCAAGATGGTTGATCTTTTCGTTAACTTCTTCATCGATTTCGCCGTCAATGG AAAAGCGAAAGCCCTCACGCCACATCGGGAGTGTAAAACGGGCAACCAGGTGTACCAATCGATGGACTGTGATGTGCAAGAGTTTCGCCGTGACGGTGATGAGGTGCTGGTGAGGGCGAAAAATGAACGCGACGAGGATATGTTTGCGTTCTGGAAGGACGTCTACTGA
- the LOC125955612 gene encoding juvenile hormone esterase-like: MKSLTSKLFEAYIGIPFAKPPIGKLRFADPVPNEPWKNELDATGRLPKPPCMQQNLFIPERGIEGSEDCLYLNVYRPRPIVNGTSEPLSTLVYIHGGGFLAGYISPLIVGPEKLIDQGIIVVVIPYRLGPFGFLSTGDAAASGNFGLKDQRLALRWVNKHIREFGGDPQSVTIMGHSAGGASVQLHLMHIGNEGLFQRAISLSGSALAPFSTPLDDPLKLAYQQAALVGITEPSSMSTTDLVEKLRLVDADLFVSSLAAFSVG; encoded by the coding sequence ATGAAAAGTTTAACCAGTAAGCTATTTGAGGCATACATTGGTATCCCATTCGCGAAGCCACCGATCGGAAAGCTCCGGTTTGCGGACCCCGTACCAAATGAGCCGTGGAAGAATGAACTGGACGCGACTGGCCGATTGCCGAAGCCACCGTGCATGCAGCAGAATCTGTTTATTCCTGAACGTGGCATCGAGGGAAGTGAAGACTGTCTCTATCTGAACGTGTATCGTCCGCGACCAATCGTTAATGGGACCTCGGAACCACTATCAACATTGGTGTACATACATGGTGGAGGGTTTTTGGCAGGCTACATCTCACCGTTGATCGTAGGACCGGAGAAACTGATCGATCAGGGCATTATAGTCGTCGTGATCCCATACCGATTGGGTCCATTTGGATTTCTATCAActggagatgctgctgccagtggaaACTTTGGATTAAAAGACCAGCGATTGGCGCTCCGATGGGTCAACAAGCATATCCGCGAGTTCGGAGGGGATCCACAAAGTGTGACCATCATGGGCCACAGCGCCGGAGGAGCAAGTGTGCAGCTGCACTTGATGCATATTGGCAACGAAGGACTCTTCCAGCGAGCGATTAGCCTCAGTGGTAGCGCATTAGCTCCGTTTAGTACACCATTAGACGACCCACTGAAGTTGGCTTACCAGCAGGCAGCACTGGTGGGCATCACCGAACCATCCAGCATGTCAACAACAGATCTGGTTGAGAAACTTCGGTTAGTTGATGCAGATTTATTCGTTAGCAGCTTGGCGGCTTTTTCGGTAGGTTAA
- the LOC125954962 gene encoding uncharacterized protein LOC125954962 isoform X5 yields MTTMAMTTETMMSRMMMMSKVEEDDEDDDNDDDKNDAEQDDDDDDKTRTTADNKNEGVEVDDDEDDDDGNEENDDDEDNEPNTVEAENSFDDEKDDDDEEDDEDKIVTNNRQENKKDNAVDNDDDDDDADDADDDEDEVEAAKGSDVRTSPEDDQDNTPFEEDSSDTSPKVSSTEHQSTTEPSVAEVPVTGDVLKEQMDELVRNYNKLAESLELPKVEEETQHEPGQTVGKDDDDDFDGDDDEIEAIKVGSQQSAGDNDNDDVDDDDDDDGKADFDVFVDNDGGEEDYLAKLRQEQELRVAAEEARKAAIEPEEETSLTVKVFVGVALLGAAHLLLTSPRVPTKPPAPTSTVDAKGRAVDSETSVQRTVPPSQQQTQPVESPPSTAQSRSILDDFDYAGPAPQQHSSDGNEVIEDNVILFEDDDEGERYSGDEYEYELEELEEEAEEELEEINPEDEEESEQKLIAQEKEIGAFVPITFEDFSSMYRASPEVAEMREQQMQQQQQQQQRQQLESEPQSAVSMKKLQKDSLLARKKPPKGAVNKLIYGLHKDPIVIPDQEEEGLQPGTASAETRENVSAKGENARSVLTALLSEIPSPPPPPPPTELDHQFDKFTSPILPPSSPPTTAPGRQDVMFVQQQPTVAAVQPREKHVEFRLPEPEEPEMLEEIEPFGAIEPTQLDNGSKENLFVPDASEEEFEPEEYGAEYDDEYGIEYEDEEHVYDQDDIDSVLLNQYGSDEEEEPLTDDNIPPGGGEDEESDVDDSDLMRRLEEKYGKLPSPAASSSAAQPVASSSTADQEEADEDDATAAGWTKIPTRAEEADRSYQEELRRAQQQLDEGKAQDALKTFDGVLSRKKPNSIPALVGRARALDALAEQRRSNALLIEAIAVYRKLIVVLELSVDDATLRSIGERCIDRMRFQGQHANAIEVHQTLIRRFNDEPHFRNQLAVTYLYMNRLADAKAVLHETLLRWIEDGFALVHYGFVLKTHDQNMELAAQYLREGIDTGHEGTQDGRFYFHLGDALQRLGRTAEAHDIYRRGVQRKLFLSLYQRSLYNVDGLRSRPFWTEQQTTYAGELESIRSQWTLIRDEGLKLLNSAGVFVNETENLRDRGDWKQLELFARGARVERNCARAPLTCRLVEQHFPAARTCKRGQVKFSVMHPGTHVWPHCGPTNCRIRAHLGLNVPSGTYIRVAEETRSWENGKWLIFDDSFEHEVWHNGTATRLVLIVDFWHPELTESQRRTLSPI; encoded by the exons atggcgatgacgacggagacgatgatgtcgaggatgatgatgatg AGTAAGGTTgaagaggacgatgaggacgacgataatgatgatgacaaaaACGACGCGGaacaggacgacgatgacgatg ACAAGACTAGGACAACTGCTGATAACAAGAATGAAGGTGTAgaagtagatgatgatgaggatgatgatgatggtaatgaagaaaacgatgatgatgaggataaTGAACCGAATACTGTTGAAGCAGAAAACTCTTTTGATGATGAaaaggatgacgatgatgaggaagatgatgagg ACAAGATCGTAACAAACAATCGtcaggaaaataaaaaagataatGCCGTCgacaatgatgacgatgatgacgatgctgatgatgctgatgatgatgaagatgaagttgaAGCTGCCAAGGGAAGTGATGTACGTACTTCACCGGAAGATGATCAGGATAATACTCCGTTTGAGGAGGAT TCCTCTGATACATCACCAAAAGTAAGCTCAACGGAACATCAGTCTACCACGGAACCATCCGTCGCTGAGGTACCGGTAACTGGCGATGTTTTGAAAGAACAAATGGATGAGTTAGTACGCAACTATAACAAGCTAGCCGAGTCGCTTGAGTTGCCCAAGGTCGAAGAAGAGACACAGCATGAACCAGGCCAGACCGTTGGAAAG gacgatgatgacgactttgatggcgatgatgatgaaattgaaGCGATCAAAGTTGGATCTCAACAATCTGCTGGAGATAACGATAATgacgatgtcgacgacgatgacgatgacgatggtaaagccgatttcgatgttttcgttgataatgatggtggAGAGGAAGATTATTTGGCGAAGCTGCGCCAAGAACAGGAGCTTCGGGTAGCGGCTGAGGAAGCGCGGAAGGCTGCCATCGAACCCGAAGAGGAAACATCGC TGACGGTTAAAGTGTTTGTCGGTGTCGCACTGCTCGGTGCTGCGCATCTTCTGTTAACAAGTCCACGTGTCCccacga AGCCACCAGCTCCCACTAGCACGGTTGATGCTAAGGGAAGAGCAGTGGATTCGGAAACGTCTGTGCAAAGGACTGTCCCTccttcgcagcagcaaacacaaccCGTCGAAAGCCCGCCTTCTACCGCTCAGTCTAGATCCATTCTAGATGATTTCGATTATGCCGGTCCCGCACCTCAACAGCACTCGTCCGATGGCAACGAAGTGATCGAAGACAATG TGATTCTGttcgaagatgacgacgaaggcgaacgATACTCCGGCGATGAGTACGAATACGAACTGGAAGAGCTGGAAGAGGAAGCGGAAGAGGAACTGGAAGAAATCAACccagaagatgaagaagagagcgagcagaAGCTAATAGCTCAGGAGAAAGAGATCGGTGCTTTCGTGCCTATTACGTTTGAAGACTTTAGCTCCATGTACCGTGCGTCACCGGAAGTGGCAGAAATGAGGGAACAGcaaatgcaacagcagcagcagcagcagcaacgacagcaaTTAGAAAGCGAACCTCAGTCAGCAGTCAGTATGAAAAAGCTACAGAAAGACTCACTACTGGCACGTAAGAAGCCTCCTAAGGGAGCGGTCAATAAGTTGATCTACGGTCTGCACAAGGATCCGATCGTGATACCggaccaggaggaggaaggtttgCAGCCGGGAACGGCATCAGCGGAAACGAGAGAAAATGTAAGTGCGAAGGGTGAGAACGCACGGAGCGTGCTTACGGCCCTGCTTTCGGAaatcccatcaccaccaccaccaccaccaccgacagaactcgatcatcaattcgaTAAATTTACCTCCCCGATACTACCACCATCTTCACCGCCTACCACGGCACCGGGGCGACAGGATGTTATGTTCGTTCAACAGCAGCCCACCGTAGCGGCCGTGCAACCACGGGAGAAACACGTCGAATTCCGGCTTCCCGAGCCAGAGGAACCCGAAATGTTGGAAGAAATCGAACCGTTTGGTGCCATTGAACCAACGCAGCTAGACAATGGAAGCAAAGAGAATCTATTCGTACCGGATGCGAGTGAGGAAGAATTCGAACCGGAAGAGTACGGTGCAGAGTATGATGATGAGTACGGCATAGAGTATGAAGATGAAGAGCACGTGTACGATCAGGACGATATCGATTCGGTTCTGTTGAACCAGTACGGCTcggacgaagaggaggaaccaTTGACAGACGACAACATTCCACCGGGTGGTGGCGAAGATGAGGAATCAGATGTGGATGATTCCGACTTAATGCGGCGATTGGAGGAAAAGTACGGCAAGCTACCCTCGCCGGCAGCATCTTCGAGCGCTGCGCAGCCAGTCGCTAGCTCGAGTACCGCAGATCAGGAGGAAGCCGATGAAGATGACGCTACCGCAGCAGGGTGGACAA AAATCCCAACACGGGCTGAGGAAGCTGATCGGTCCTATCAGGAAGAGCTAAGACGTGCACAACAGCAGTTGGACGAG GGCAAGGCTCAGGATGCGCTCAAGACGTTCGATGGAGTGCTGTCCCGGAAGAAGCCAAACTCGATACCAGCGCTAGTAGGCCGTGCACGGGCACTAGATGCGTTGGCTGAACAGCGCCGCAGCAATGCGTTGTTAATTGAGGCAATCGCTGTCTACCGGAAGCTAATCGTCGTACTAGAACTGTCGGTGGACGATGCAACGTTGCGATCGATTGGCGAAAGGTGCATCGATCGGATGCGCTTCCAGGGTCAGCACGCGAATGCAATCGAGGTGCACCAGACGCTTATCCGACGGTTTAATGATGAACCGCACTTCCGCAATCAGCTAGCCGTCACCTATCTGTACATGAATCG CCTAGCCGACGCGAAAGCTGTGCTGCATGAGACGTTACTGCGCTGGATCGAAGATGGCTTTGCGCTAGTACATTATGGCTTCGTGCTGAAAACGCACGACCAGAACATGGAACTGGCGGCACAGTATCTGCGTGAAGGTATCGACACAGGCCACGAGGGAACGCAGGATGGCCGCTTCTACTTCCACCTCGGCGATGCACTGCAACGCTTGGGACGCACCGCCGAAGCTCACGATATCTATCGGCGCGGTGTACAACGCAAGCTGTTCCTTTCGCTCTACCAACGCTCGCTGTACAATGTAGACGGATTGAGGTCCCGCCCCTTTTGGACGGAACAGCAAACGACGTATGCAGGCGAACTGGAGAGTATCCGTTCCCAGTGGACACTGATACGGGATGAGGGCCTGAAGCTGCTCAACAGCGCGGGAGTGTTTGTGAACGAGACGGAGAATCTGCGCGATCGGGGCGACTGGAAGCAGCTGGAACTGTTTGCCCGGGGTGCCCGTGTCGAGCGAAACTGTGCGCGTGCACCACTGACGTGTCGGTTAGTGGAGCAACACTTTCCGGCCGCACGTACCTGTAAGCGGGGTCAGGTGAAGTTTAGCGTTATGCATCCGGGTACGCACGTGTGGCCGCACTGTGGCCCGACGAACTGCCGGATACGGGCTCATCTGGGCCTGAACGTTCCCAGCGGTACTTACATACGCGTTGCCGAGGAAACACG aTCCTGGGAGAATGGCAAGTGGTTAATCTTCGACGATAGTTTCGAGCATGAGGTGTGGCACAATGGAACGGCCACCAGGTTAGTGTTGATCGTTGACTTCTGGCATCCGGAGCTGACGGAAAGCCAACGAAGAACATTATCACCGATTTAG